The proteins below come from a single Psychrobacter sp. PL19 genomic window:
- a CDS encoding glycosyltransferase family 25 protein, which produces MKNIFVVSLISDQERRQHINALFAKNKLNFRYFDAINKLQVPDILKKYEIIANLDKVSVGEVACYLSHYCLWQQVVMQKLPYLIVFEDDIYFSKNAKEILDTLDWLPNDFDVIKLETMYDNVVIDNGVNVLPPHRLCHIKSPHMGTAGYIISHKGAAKLLSIVQEQGIDCPVDHLVFSQLVAGNEQRVYQLSPAICIQDKIYNEHEVKFDSVLEDERIPLQTIVKPKPSTKFNRELMRLQKQLKECPLKIFLALQGYRTKKINYKE; this is translated from the coding sequence ATTTGTCGTTAGTCTTATAAGTGACCAAGAGCGCCGCCAGCATATCAATGCTTTGTTTGCAAAAAATAAGCTCAATTTCAGATACTTTGATGCTATTAATAAGTTACAAGTGCCTGATATTTTAAAAAAATACGAAATTATAGCCAATTTAGACAAAGTATCTGTGGGCGAGGTGGCCTGTTATCTCAGTCATTATTGTTTGTGGCAGCAAGTCGTAATGCAAAAACTACCTTACTTAATAGTGTTTGAAGATGATATTTACTTTTCTAAGAATGCTAAGGAGATTTTAGATACGCTTGATTGGTTACCCAATGATTTTGATGTCATTAAACTTGAGACTATGTATGATAACGTGGTTATCGATAACGGTGTGAATGTCTTACCACCACATAGGCTCTGTCATATAAAGAGTCCTCATATGGGTACGGCAGGCTATATTATTAGCCATAAAGGTGCTGCAAAACTACTGTCCATAGTGCAGGAGCAAGGTATAGACTGCCCAGTTGATCATTTAGTATTTAGTCAACTCGTTGCTGGTAATGAACAAAGGGTTTATCAGCTGTCTCCTGCAATATGTATTCAAGATAAGATTTACAATGAACATGAAGTAAAGTTTGATAGTGTACTTGAGGATGAAAGGATACCACTGCAAACTATCGTAAAGCCTAAGCCTTCTACGAAATTTAACAGAGAATTAATGAGATTACAGAAACAGTTAAAAGAATGTCCTCTCAAGATATTTCTAGCTTTACAGGGTTACAGAACAAAGAAAATTAATTATAAAGAATAA
- a CDS encoding glycosyltransferase: protein MSQPIILLILKALEGRGAERMVTTLARVYVKMDYRVHVLCLEDTQDMPLDPRVQHHVVPYNQAHNPAVFEESSEQAAAYKVVAKRIDDYVLQNIGVPNLILANIYKVNWIMAYSNLPNIVNVLHTALSRQFQDQLATTPAQIIAHLTMVYGAHPCSCVSDGARKDLLALIGNHEYRANNGADNVVEAHRTTTIYNPCDVYEIKRAAALSPTIDQFGLTVKGYLIHVASFDIMKGHQDLLQAYAQTKPKLPLVLVGKGKLEDEIKQLAMELGIADSVKFLGFQANPYPLIAGAALLVLTSKFEGFGYVIVEAQVLGVSVISTDCPFGPRELLPEQNLVPVGDIDALAQLIIQAVENIAHYKVPFNQQLLPKHVARQYLEFGEVLERKK from the coding sequence ATGAGCCAACCTATTATTTTGCTGATATTAAAAGCCCTAGAAGGCCGTGGTGCTGAACGTATGGTAACCACATTAGCGCGTGTTTATGTGAAGATGGATTATCGTGTTCATGTACTTTGTCTAGAAGATACTCAAGATATGCCACTAGATCCTCGTGTCCAACATCATGTGGTACCGTACAATCAGGCCCATAATCCTGCGGTCTTTGAAGAAAGCTCTGAGCAAGCGGCGGCTTATAAAGTAGTTGCCAAACGCATAGATGATTATGTTTTACAAAACATAGGGGTGCCGAATCTAATATTAGCCAACATCTACAAAGTAAACTGGATTATGGCCTATAGCAACCTGCCAAATATTGTCAATGTATTACATACTGCGTTATCCAGACAATTCCAAGATCAGCTAGCAACCACACCTGCTCAAATTATCGCGCATTTGACAATGGTATATGGCGCTCATCCTTGTAGCTGTGTTAGTGATGGTGCACGTAAGGATTTACTAGCGCTTATAGGCAACCATGAATATAGAGCTAATAATGGGGCTGACAATGTAGTTGAGGCTCATAGAACGACAACTATTTATAACCCATGTGATGTCTATGAAATCAAAAGAGCAGCAGCATTGTCGCCGACTATCGATCAATTTGGTTTAACCGTCAAAGGCTATCTGATTCATGTGGCATCGTTTGATATTATGAAAGGTCATCAAGACTTGTTGCAAGCCTATGCCCAAACCAAACCAAAGCTACCTCTGGTATTGGTGGGTAAAGGCAAGCTTGAAGATGAGATTAAACAGTTGGCTATGGAACTGGGTATTGCTGATAGCGTTAAGTTTTTGGGGTTTCAGGCCAATCCTTATCCATTAATTGCCGGCGCAGCATTACTAGTACTGACCTCCAAATTTGAAGGGTTTGGTTATGTGATTGTCGAGGCGCAAGTATTAGGTGTTTCAGTGATTAGTACGGATTGTCCATTTGGCCCAAGAGAGTTATTACCTGAACAGAACTTAGTACCAGTAGGGGACATCGACGCATTAGCACAGCTAATAATTCAGGCAGTAGAGAATATAGCGCACTATAAAGTACCCTTCAATCAGCAGCTATTACCCAAGCATGTCGCTCGGCAATATTTAGAGTTTGGTGAGGTGTTAGAGAGAAAGAAATGA
- a CDS encoding lysophospholipid acyltransferase family protein has translation MNPFHIFKVVPLSVLQILARFVAWIMVLLPNLSIVRTIDINLALITPALSAAQKQTIMKDIVRHQCLSSVESMKSWAMPPKWSIAQIRDVHNKDILLEGLANPNGMLAIVPHLGTWEMMNAWLNQFGSPTIMYKPVKGKVINDFILQGRARLNATLVPTDGSGVKAIFKTLKQGGFSIVLPDHVPDPSGGVIVPFFGVETLTSTLASKLASKTKCALVGVSCIRRDDGCGFDIFCYKLDNPALYDRDAATSTHALNQAMEQMIEDRLSHYMWGYRRFKHIPGLNNPYNTTESALADFIRVSHFKSSAQSGHDDSKNNVDYDNW, from the coding sequence ATGAATCCGTTTCATATTTTTAAAGTCGTGCCATTGTCTGTGTTACAGATATTGGCACGTTTTGTTGCTTGGATAATGGTGTTACTACCCAATCTCAGTATCGTGCGTACTATTGATATTAATTTAGCGCTAATCACCCCCGCCTTATCTGCTGCCCAAAAACAAACTATAATGAAAGACATCGTCAGGCATCAATGTCTGAGTAGCGTCGAGTCCATGAAAAGCTGGGCCATGCCGCCTAAATGGAGCATCGCACAAATTCGTGACGTGCATAATAAAGACATTTTGCTAGAGGGATTGGCCAATCCCAATGGCATGCTAGCCATCGTGCCGCACCTAGGTACCTGGGAGATGATGAATGCGTGGCTTAATCAGTTTGGCTCACCTACCATCATGTATAAGCCCGTTAAAGGTAAGGTCATCAACGACTTTATACTACAGGGCCGAGCGCGACTTAACGCAACCTTAGTACCGACCGACGGTAGCGGCGTCAAAGCTATTTTTAAGACTCTTAAGCAAGGCGGCTTTAGCATTGTCCTACCTGACCATGTCCCTGACCCTTCAGGCGGCGTAATCGTGCCCTTCTTTGGGGTTGAAACCTTGACCAGTACCTTGGCCTCGAAACTGGCTAGCAAAACCAAATGCGCCTTAGTCGGTGTGTCTTGTATTCGCCGTGATGATGGCTGTGGTTTCGATATATTTTGCTATAAACTCGATAACCCTGCGCTGTATGATCGTGACGCGGCGACTTCTACCCATGCCTTAAATCAAGCCATGGAGCAGATGATCGAGGACAGACTCAGTCATTATATGTGGGGTTATCGGCGCTTTAAGCATATACCTGGCTTAAATAATCCTTACAATACCACTGAAAGTGCGCTGGCAGATTTTATTCGGGTTAGTCATTTTAAATCCTCGGCTCAATCTGGCCACGACGACAGTAAAAATAACGTAGACTATGATAATTGGTAA
- the aspS gene encoding aspartate--tRNA ligase: MMHSEYRDEYCGAVTESLLEQTISIVGWVHRRRDHGGVIFLDMRDRAGILQVVVDPDTPEAFAIADVVRPEYVLKITGRVRRRYEGTENANMTSGQVELLGKEIEVLAKSETPPFPLNDENTTVSEELRLKYRYLDMRRPQMQDRMVFRAKATSSIRRYLDDHGFLDVETPILTKATPEGARDYLVPSRTRPGSFFALPQSPQLFKQLLMVAGFDRYYQIAKCFRDEDLRADRQPEFTQVDIETSFLNEEEIMNINEGLIKHVFKTMLDVEFEQFPRMTYFEAMRDYASDKPDLRIPLKLVDVADLMQSVDFKVFAGPANDPKGRVAALRIPNGSSISRKQIDEYTKFVGIYGARGLAYIKVNDASNINNGVDKESGLQSPIIKNMTDDVLASLIERTGAQDGDIIFFGADKAKVVNDAMGALRQKIGLDLEMATCQWAPLWVTDFPMFEETDDGKWTSMHHPFTKPKGSVEELKDNPATALSIAYDMVLNGTEIGGGSLRINTLEMQKAVFEALGIDEQEAEDKFGFLLDALKFGAPPHGGLAFGLDRLIMLMVDASSIRDVIAFPKTKTAECPLTQAPAEVDSRQLRELGIRVREKVQADTNKPAQ, from the coding sequence ATGATGCACAGCGAATACCGGGACGAATATTGCGGGGCTGTAACCGAAAGCTTGTTAGAGCAAACCATTAGTATCGTCGGCTGGGTACATCGTCGCCGTGATCACGGTGGGGTGATTTTCTTAGACATGCGTGATCGCGCCGGTATTCTACAGGTAGTTGTGGATCCCGATACCCCAGAAGCCTTTGCTATTGCTGATGTTGTGCGTCCTGAATATGTACTTAAAATTACTGGCCGCGTTCGTCGCCGTTACGAGGGTACTGAAAACGCCAATATGACCAGTGGTCAAGTTGAGCTATTAGGCAAAGAAATTGAAGTCCTAGCTAAATCTGAAACCCCGCCGTTCCCGCTAAATGATGAGAACACCACGGTTTCAGAAGAACTACGCCTGAAGTATCGTTATCTTGATATGCGCCGCCCGCAAATGCAAGATCGCATGGTCTTTCGTGCCAAAGCCACTTCATCGATTCGCCGTTATTTAGACGATCACGGCTTCTTGGATGTTGAGACCCCTATTCTGACCAAGGCCACTCCTGAGGGCGCTCGAGATTATCTCGTACCTTCGCGTACGCGTCCGGGTAGCTTCTTTGCTTTGCCGCAGTCGCCCCAGTTATTTAAGCAACTGTTGATGGTGGCAGGTTTTGATCGTTATTATCAAATTGCCAAGTGCTTCCGCGATGAAGACTTGCGTGCCGATCGTCAGCCTGAATTTACCCAAGTGGATATTGAGACTTCTTTTCTTAACGAAGAAGAGATCATGAATATCAACGAAGGTCTCATTAAGCACGTATTTAAGACCATGTTGGACGTTGAATTTGAGCAGTTTCCGCGGATGACTTACTTCGAGGCCATGCGTGACTATGCGTCAGACAAACCTGACTTACGTATTCCATTGAAGTTGGTCGATGTCGCAGATCTTATGCAAAGCGTTGATTTCAAAGTCTTCGCCGGCCCTGCTAACGACCCTAAAGGCCGTGTGGCAGCGCTACGTATTCCTAATGGTAGTTCCATTAGCCGTAAGCAAATTGATGAATATACTAAGTTTGTTGGTATCTATGGCGCACGTGGTTTGGCTTATATTAAAGTCAACGATGCCAGTAACATCAACAATGGCGTGGATAAAGAGTCAGGCTTACAATCACCAATCATCAAAAATATGACTGATGACGTGCTTGCTAGCCTCATTGAACGCACTGGCGCCCAAGATGGCGATATTATCTTCTTTGGTGCGGATAAAGCCAAGGTTGTGAATGATGCAATGGGTGCGCTTCGTCAAAAAATTGGTCTTGATCTTGAGATGGCTACTTGTCAGTGGGCGCCACTATGGGTGACTGACTTCCCAATGTTTGAAGAAACTGACGATGGCAAATGGACCTCAATGCATCACCCATTTACCAAGCCTAAAGGCTCAGTTGAAGAATTGAAAGACAATCCAGCAACGGCTCTTTCTATCGCCTATGATATGGTACTGAATGGTACTGAAATCGGTGGCGGTAGCTTACGTATCAATACGCTTGAGATGCAGAAAGCGGTATTTGAAGCCCTGGGTATCGACGAGCAAGAAGCCGAAGATAAGTTTGGCTTCTTGCTGGACGCCTTGAAATTTGGTGCGCCGCCGCATGGTGGTTTGGCATTTGGTTTAGATCGCTTAATTATGCTCATGGTAGATGCCAGCTCCATTCGTGATGTGATAGCATTCCCAAAAACCAAAACAGCAGAGTGTCCATTGACCCAAGCGCCAGCTGAAGTTGACAGCAGACAACTACGTGAGCTTGGTATCCGTGTGCGTGAAAAAGTGCAGGCTGACACTAACAAACCTGCCCAATAA
- a CDS encoding glycosyltransferase gives MKWGDKYGPEYVNRLYNMVNRHLTLDFQMVCLTDDSTGIDPAIQCYPIPELNLPPGPERGWKKLTTFKHDLYDLKGTALFLDIDIVIVDNIDGFFTHKAEYEDSVVIIRDWKKPWRMIGNSSVYRFNVGMDTYPDLLDSFERNFETIRLQVRHEQAYLSNYLREHHHLEYWDKTWCVSFKYQCVAPIPFNLLRAPILPKGAKIVVFHGEINPPDAINGGGGKWYRHVKPSPWLKAYWQ, from the coding sequence ATGAAATGGGGTGACAAGTATGGACCTGAGTACGTCAACCGCCTATATAATATGGTCAATCGACATCTAACGCTAGACTTTCAGATGGTCTGCTTGACCGACGACAGTACTGGCATTGATCCTGCTATACAATGCTATCCGATACCTGAGCTTAATTTACCACCAGGTCCTGAACGCGGTTGGAAAAAACTAACTACCTTTAAGCACGATCTGTATGATCTTAAAGGTACCGCCCTGTTTTTAGATATTGATATTGTGATCGTTGATAATATAGACGGCTTCTTTACCCACAAGGCTGAGTATGAGGATAGCGTGGTCATCATTCGTGACTGGAAAAAGCCATGGCGGATGATTGGTAACAGCTCTGTCTATCGTTTCAATGTGGGCATGGACACCTACCCTGACCTACTCGATAGCTTTGAGCGTAATTTTGAGACTATTCGTCTGCAAGTTCGCCATGAACAAGCTTATCTCTCTAACTACTTGCGTGAGCACCACCATCTAGAGTATTGGGATAAAACCTGGTGTGTTAGCTTTAAGTATCAATGTGTTGCACCGATCCCTTTTAACTTATTACGCGCACCGATCCTACCTAAGGGCGCAAAAATCGTTGTCTTCCATGGTGAGATCAACCCACCAGACGCTATTAATGGCGGCGGTGGTAAATGGTACCGTCATGTCAAGCCCAGTCCATGGCTAAAAGCATACTGGCAATAA